CCGGCCTTGGTGCGTTGCTTAAAGTAGCCGAGCGAGATGTAACCCCAGATATCGCGGTTCAAATCCAGCAGGATGGTGTTGCTGCGGCTGATCGCATCGAACAGTTCGGCCATGTAGTCGTGCGGCTCGATCTGGATCGTGTATGGATTGAAGACCAGGCCGAGGCGTTGTTCGATGACGTTCTTGGAGAAGTTTTCCCAATCGAAGTCTGGATAAGCCGACAGGTGAGCATTGTAGTTGCCGACGGCACCGTTCATCTTGCCGAGAATTTCCACTGCGGCGATGCGTTTGGTCGCACGTTGCAGGCGCGCCACGACGTTGGCAATTTCCTTGCCGAGCGTGGTCGGGCTGGCCGGTTGACCATGGGTGCGCGACATCATCGGCAGGTCGGCGTTGGCGTGCGCCAGTTCGGTCAGCTTGGCGATCACTTGTTGCAGAGCCGGCAGCAACACGGTGTCGCGCGCCGCTTTCAGCATCATGCCGTGCGAGGTATTGTTGATGTCTTCCGAAGTGCAGGCGAAATGGATGAACTCCGACGCCGCAACCAGTTCCGGCACGTCCTTGACTTGCTCTTTCAGCCAGTATTCGACTGCTTTCACGTCATGGTTGGTGACTGCTTCGATGGCCTTGATGCGTTCTGCATCGGTTTCGCTGAAATCGCTGGCCAGTTTGTCGAGCAACGCGGTAGCGCTGGCCGAGAACGGTTTGATTTCAGTGAAGCCGGCTTGCGACAGAGCCTGCAGCCAAGCGATTTCAACCTTGACCCGGTGGTGCATGAAGCCTGCTTCGGACAGGATCGGGCGCAGTTTGTCGGTTTTGGCGGCGTAGCGGCCATCCAGCGGGGACAGGGCGGAAAGCGTGGAAAGAGACATGATAGTGATGACTATAGAGGTGAATGAAGATAAGGTCGAAGCGTCAACAATTCCTGAGCTGCAATTGTGCACCGCTGTTGCTTATCCGTAAGAAAACAGGGCAATAACAACTGAAGCCGAATTTTACCATTGTGATCGTGGTAAATATGTCGCTTTCCGTACCGAGAGGGCTGCGGATCAACAAAGTGGCTTATGTCGAATGTTATAATCGGTCATAATTTTTTGCTATAAGTGACATATGAAGCTGATCGGTTCCCTGGGTAGTCCTTTTGTTCGCAAGGTCCGTGTTGTGATGGCGGAGAAGAAGCTCGATTACGACTTCGTACTGGAAGATGTCTGGTCTGCGGAAACCAAGATCCAGGCGTCCAATCCATTGGGCAAGGTGCCTTGCCTGGTGATGGAAGACGGCGGCGCGATGTTCGATTCGCATGTGATCGTCGAATATCTCGATACCCTGACCCCGGTTGGCAAACTGATTCCGATCAACAGTCGCGAGCGTTCCGAAGTCAAATGCTGGGAAGCGCTGGCTGACGGTGTCCTCGAAGCCGGGGTTCTGATTCGCCTGGAAGGTTTGCAGCGTCCTGCGGAACTGCGCAGCCAGGCCTGGATCGATCGTCAGCAGCGCAAGATCGATGCCGGTCTGAAGGCGATGGCGACCGGTTTAGCGGAAAAACCATTCTGTTCCGGTACACACTATTCGCTGGCCGACGTTGCAGTCGGTTGCGCACTCGGCTGGCTCAGTTTCCGTTTCCCGGAAATCACTTGGCGCGAAGATTATCCGACATTGGCAAAATTGTTCGAGAAATTGTCCGAGCGCCAGTCGTTCAAGGACACCGTCCCGCAGTAAGCCTAATGCGCCAACTGTCGCGGACAATCGATTCGAAGTAACAACAGACGCGCATCTCACCGACGCTGGCTGTTTCGTCAACGAAAAGGCGGAGCAGCGAGTGTCCAGATATCTATTCCCTCTGCATAAGCTCTCACGCATTTCCAGGCCGTTCGCCCAACGGCAATCCACCCAGAATTTGTCATCCCGCGTTTTCGACGACGTTGCTGTCCTTCAACTGATGGCGCGCTAGTTTTTCTTGGGCGCGAAGAATGTCGATGGCGATTGGCCAAAGGTTTTTCGGAACATCGCGGAAAACGCCGACTGGCTAGCATAGCCCAATTCTGTCGCGACCAGCGACAGCGGCATGCCGCGCGCGATCATCGGCGCGGCATGCGCCAGCCTGATCTGCTGCCGCCATTGGCCGAAAGTCATGCCCAGATCGCGTTCGAACAGGCGCGCCAGGGTGCGTTCCGAGGCGCCGACTTGCTGCGCCCAATCGGCCAGCGTGGTATTCGAATCGGGCGTCTCGATCAAGGCCTGGCAGATTGCGTGCAGGCGTTTCTCTGTCGGCAGCGCAATGCGTATCGCCTGGGTTTTGGCTTCGGCCAGTTCGTTCAGGATCAACTGGCTGATCAGTGTCTCGCGCTGACTATCTTCATTGACCTGCGACAGTGCGGCGATCAATTCGCGCAGCAAAGTGGAGACTTCCAGCACGATGCATTGACGGCCGTCAAACGGCGCCAAGTCGCTATGCACATACAGCGCGCGCAACTGTGATTTTTCCATGGTGGCGATTTCATGTTCCACCAGCGGCGGAATCCAGATCGCCCTGAGCGGAGGCACGATCCAGGTGCTGTTGCCGACGCTGACGCGCAACACGCCTTCTGCCGCATAGGTAACCTGTCCCCATGGATGTGAGTGAGCGTGCAGCAGTTCGGCCGCCTCCAGATTTCGAGCCCGCACCCGCACCGGATGCGCAGCATCCGGTACAACGTCGAGCAGGTCGATGCGGGTATGGGTGAGTATTTGCGCGGGCATAGGTTTTCTCTGAAATACAGCGATGCTTTTCAGCCATCCAGGCCTTGTCGTTGCAAGCCAGGATGGCCAGCAGTGGGTGAAAGGTCAAATTGGCAGAAAATCGACAAATTATGTCGTTCTATCTTAAAACAGTCTCTAAGTTTTTGCTTACACTTCTAACTCGCCCATGACCATAGTCCGCTGCAACGTGATACAAAAGGCGGCGGCGTCATCTGGGCCACCTGATTACCCACTTTTATTCGATGACCATGCAAACCGCCACCAAGCAGCTTTCCCCCGCGCTGGATTCGCACGATGCCGAAAAGACCGGCTTCCGTGTATTGGGCGCCATCAGTTTTGCGCACTTTCTCAATGACATGATCCAGTCCCTGATCCTGTCGATCTATCCGTTGCTAAAAGGAAATTTCAACCTCAGTTTCGCGCAGATCGGCCTGATCACGCTGACTTACCAGATCACCGCGTCAATCCTGCAGCCGCTGGTCGGGCTGTACACCGACAAGCATCCGAAGCCGTATTCGCTGGCGCTGGGGATGGGCTTTACGTTGATCGGCCTGTTGCTGCTGTCGGTTGCGCCCAACTACGGCATCCTGCTGTTGGCGGCGGCGTTGGTCGGTACCGGTTCGTCGATCTTCCATCCAGAGTCGTCCCGGGTTGCCCGCATGGCTTCCGGCGGCCGCCACGGCTTGGCGCAGTCGATCTTCCAGGTCGGCGGCAATGCCGGCAGCTCGATGGGGCCGTTGCTGGCGGCATGGATCGTGATTCCGCACGGACAAAGCAGCATCGCCTGGTTCTCGGCAGCGGCGCTGCTGGCGATCGTGGTGCTGTGGCAGATCGGCAATTGGTACAAGCGCAAGCGCCAGGAGGCCAAGAGCCGTCCAGCCAAGGCTCACCAACATCATTTCGTGTTGCCGCGCAAGAAGGTCATGTTTTCGATCGGCATCCTGCTGATGCTGATTTTTTCCAAGTATTTTTACATGGCTAGCTTGAGCAGCTATTTCACGTTCTACCTGATTGATAAATTCCATCTGTCGGTGCAGTCGGCACAGTTGCACCTGTTCGTGTTCCTGTTTTCAGTCGCCGCCGGCACAGTGCTGGGCGGACCGATCGGCGACAAGGTCGGCGCAAGCTGGTGATCTGGGTATCGATCCTGGGCGTGGCCCCGTTCACACTGATGCTGCCGTATGCCAACCTGTTCTGGACCGGCATCCTGACCGTGGTGATCGGCGTGATCCTGGCTTCGGCATTCTCGGCGATCCTGGTATTTGCCCAAGAACTGGTGCCAGGCAAGGTGGGCACCGTATCCGGCCTGTTCTTCGGTTTTGCCTTCGGCATGGGTGGCATCGGCGCCGCGGCTCTGGGCAAATTGGCTGACATGACCAGCATCAGTTTCGTCTATCAGGTTTGCTCGTTCTTGCCGCTGATCGGCTTGCTGGCGATGTTCCTGCCGAATCTTGATGCATATCGACGCAAGGCAGCGGGCTGACGTCGCAGGCAAGATACCCATAAAAAAAGCGCGCTTGCCACATGCAAGCGCGCTTTTTTATGTTGGAAAGAGGTACCGATTATTTCTTTTGCTTGGCGACCCATTGTTCCAGCGCCTGTAGCGTATTGCTGACATGCTTGTCCGGATCCATGCTGCTGTATTCGTAGATGATGCTGCCGTTCGGCGCGATGACATAGGACACGCGGTCGGCATAGCCCGTTTTGTAGAGCAGCACTGAATCATATGATTTCATGATGCTCTGGTCCTGGTCGGCGGCAACCGGAAACTTGCTGCGGCATTCGCTCACCGAAAATTTGTTGAGGGTGTCGATGTTGTCTGCAGACACTCCGATTACGGTGGCCCCAAGCGCTTTGTATTTGTCGACTGCATCGGCAAATAGGTGCGCTTCGATGGTACAGCCCTTGGTGAAGGCCGCCGGATAGAAGTACAGCACGACCGGGCCTTTTTTCAGTTCGTCGGCCAGCGAATAGGTAAACACCTGGCCGCCCATCGACGCTTGCGTCGTGAAGGATGGTGCTTTGTCGCCTGCTTTAAGGGCGGCAAAAGCCGGCGCGGTAATGGCGCCACAAATCAGCAATGCTGCAATCAGTCGTTTCATGGGGACTCCTGGTCAAAGATATCCGCCATCATGCTTCGAGACATGGGAGTTGTCCAATGACTTGTTCGGTCATTCGGCAAATATGTGATCAATGAGACGCATCGACGTCATCCGGTGCTTGCGGCACCTTGCATCAACGACCGTGCCAGCCGCCACCCCAACCGCGTCCACCCCAGCCACGTCCGCCGTAGTAGCCAAAGCCGATACCGATGGCAGGCGCCGCATACACCGGCGCTGGCGCATAGTAGCCGCCATCGTAATAGCCGCCGTAGCCGCCGCCATAATACTGGTTGCCGTTGTAAGGCACGGCAACGCAGCCCCCTAGCAGTATGGTTGCACCTAGCAAGCCCGCTGTCATGAGAAGTCGTTTTTTCATTTGGCCCTCCATCCATTGATCTAATGGAAATTGGATATAAGCCTAGCAGATAAGTTCAGGTTGGGAAGGGCGGGATGTATCACGCTTGAATCAGTGATAGAGGGGAGTATATCTAATGAGGTGGCTAAAATAACTCTGCGGAGAGGCTAATCTTTTCCCATACTCCGTACAGTATCAATACGGAGCATGGAAATGGATGTGCTACTTTTACAATCGGTAACCAAATTCACGCTGGAATTGGTCGTCGATTTCCGCGCGACTGGGCGCGTGGTTCTGTGGCCCCTGATGCGCAATCTTGATGCTGCCCAACAAACTGGACAGACGGCCGGTAGTGGCCCAGTCCATGCCATTGGTCAGGCCGTACAGCATGCCGGCACGGAAAGCATCACCGCAACCGGTCGGATCGAGTACGCGTTCGGCCTTGACGCAAGGAATATCGATCTTGCTGTTGGAGGTAAAGATTTCTGCGCCAGCTCGCCACGCGTTACGACCAGCGCCGATACGCGTTCGGCAATCTGCGACAGCGATAAGCGGTACGCGCCGCCAGCATTTCCGCTTCATAGTCGTTGACCGCGATGTAGGTAGCCAGTTCGATGAAATGCTTCAGCTCCTCACCATTGAACATCGGCATGCCTTGGCCCGGATCGAAGATCAGCGGGATGCCCTGGGCGACGCAATCTTCAGCATGTTGCAGCATGCCGTCACGGCCGTCCGGCGCGACGATCGCCAATTTGACCGGGCCGGCTTCGGCCACTTTGTTTTCATGCGAATAAGTCATCGCGCCCGGATGGAAGGCGGTGATCTGGTTGTTGTCGGCATCGGTGGTGATGAAGCATTGCGCAGTGTAGATCGACTCGATGGTGCGCACCGAGCGGCGCGAAATGCCTTGCTGTTCCAGGCGCTCAAGGTAGTCACCGGCATCGTGGCCGACAGTCGCCATGATCTGCGGGTCGCCGCCCAGCAGTTTCAGGTTGTACCCGATATTGCCGGCGCAGCCGCCAAATTCGCGACGCATGGTCGGCACCAGGAATGAAACGCTGATTTTGTGTAGCTGGTCGGCCAGCAGCGATTCCGAGAAACGCCCTGGAAATTGCATGATGACGTCGTACGCCAATGAACCGCAGATGAGTGATGTCATGTTGTCTGGTTTGCGGGGAAGGGCTCGTGCGCCGCAATGTTTCGGCGTGTTAGCTGGTCCCGCCTCAATGAGATAAAACGGTTAAATTGCAAAGAGAAATAACTGTGCGGAGTTTATCATCCGCGCAACAAACCTTGCAGCGGTCACGGATAAAACAGATAGACCCGATAGCCGGAGGCTTTCAGCTGCTGTAGTTCGAACGTCAACTTGATGGGCTGCTCCTGGTCGCTGCCAAAGCCGAGGCTGGCATTGGTTGCCGCGCTAAGGTAATCGCGCGGCGTAAAGACGCGACGCACGATAGCCTTTTCGTTGGCGTCGTTCAAGGTCAGTTCAATGTTCGGCCATGCTTGCACGGTGTCGCTGCGATTGCGCAGCAGCAGGTTCAGCGAAAGATATTGCGGGCTGGGTCGAGCGCCTGCAATTCATTGGCATCGATCGAAATCGTATCGATTTTCATCGGCAGGTCAACGCGACAGCCGATTTTGGCGCAGGCGCCGGTCAGCAGTGGTTTGAGCTGCGGCACGCGCACCGCCAGCTGGTCGCGGAACAGGTACGCCGATTGGCCGATGGCGCCGACTAGCAACAACGCGCCGACACCCACATGATGCCGCGCAATGCGCCGCCGATGCGTTGCTTGCGCCGGGCGCTGAGGACGAAATCGGGTTCGTCGGAAATTTCCTGTTCCGGCTCGGCAGATCTGTCGCGCCCCTTCCTGCGGTTATTGCTTTCGCTGCCTTCGGCCGTGTTCTGCGCCATAGAGGCATTTTTTTCGCCGCGCCAGGGTTTGCGCTGTAATTCGTCGATGATGCGGTCCAGCTCGTCATCATCGGATGATGCTGCATTGTCTCTTGCTGCGGCTTTGCCTTCGGCATCGACCGTATAGTCGTTTTCGCCGGCGACATGCATCAAGGTCATGCGCGCCATCTGTTTGTCGCTGTCGTTTTCGTCGTCGACATGGGGATCGACATCAATATGGCGGTGCCAGACATTAGGCTGGGGGGCTTCACCAGATTCTTCGTCATGTTCTGCCGGCGCCGAAGGTTTGACCAGGCCAAACGGCGTGTGGTGGACATCGGCCGGAGCGGACTGGCTGGTTTCTTCAGCGATGCGCAAATCTTCTTCCAGGCCGTCGATAGCTGCTTCTACGCGGTCCGACACCGAGGTCGACATCTTTTCGGCCGGCGCCGGGCTATGCGCAGCTGCCTCGCTGTGGGCAACTGTCGGCAGCGGATGATCTGTAGCGACCACCACCGCGGCATCGGTTGCCAATACTCGCTCGGGTTCCGGCGCGGCAGCGGGTTCATCCTGGTGAGGATGCGACGAGGGTGGAGTCTGCTGCTCTGTTGTTGCTGCGATTTCGGTGGCAGCCGGGCTGGCTGTTTGCGTTGCGGCAGGAGCCGGTTCAGGAGCGGCGACCCGCGCGGCCACGGGTGTTGAGACAGGAGTTGCAACTTCTGGCCGCACCAGATGCTCGATGCCGTTGAATACTTCACGGCAGCTACCGCAGCGGACCAGGCCGCCGCGCAGCTTCAACTGGTCATTGGCGACCCGGAAGGTGGTTTGACAATGCGGACATTGGGTCGCTAGCGCCATGGTGTGTCGCTTATGCCTTCAGTTTTCCGGAGAGGGCAACCCAGCCGTCGTGCTCGGCCCATACTGTCAGTGGAATCCACTGTGCATAGGCGGCAATGACGTCGTCAGCCTGCGTCGCGAGTACGCCGGACAGGGTGAGGCTGCCGCCAGCAGCGATGCGACTGCACAGCATTGGCGCCATCAGCTTGAGCGGGCCGGACAGAATGTTGGCTACCACGGCATCGAATACCTGCACACTGGTACTTGTGCTGAAATCTTCCGGCAGATAATAGTCGACACTGCAGTGATTGCGTTCGCTGTTGTAGCGAGCGGCATCGATCGCATGCGGATCAATGTCGACGCCAATCACGGTTGGGCAGTCGAGTTTCTTGGCAACCATGGCAAGGATGCCGGAACCGCAGCCGTAATCGAGCAGCGATTGCGGCTGTTGCGCCGGTACGTTGATTTCCAGCCATTCCATGCACAGGCGGGTGGTTGGATGGCTGCCGGTGCCAAACGCCAGGCCCGGATCGAGTTCCAGGATCAGGCCGTTGGCATCCGGTGCGTCGTGCCAGCTCGGCACGACCCAGATATTCTTGCCGATGTGAATCGGATCAAATTGGGATTGGGTCAATCGCACCCAGTCCTGTGCTGCGACCGGACGCAAGGAATAAGGTGGAACAGGCACGCCGCAGGCTTCGGCCGCAGCGCTGACGATGGCCGCATGATCGGCATCGACTTCGGCCAGGACCACCACACGGCTGCGTTGCCATGCTGCTTCCTTTGGCTCCATGCCGGGTTCGCCAAACAGCGGTTGTTCGGACGGCGTGCCTTCGTCGGCGTCTTCCACCGATACCGACAGTGCGCCAGCCTCCATCAACGCATCGGACAGATTCTCGGCGTCGGTTAGTGGCACTTCAATAACAATTTCGGTCCAGCTCATCTGATGCCTTAATTACTGTTCGTGTGCTTGTTGGAGCGTCGGCGCGGCATGAAAGCCCGCCGCCGCTTTTATTTCTTGACTGCTTTATCCGTTTCCTTGGCCACAACCGGACGTTCCGCCAGTTTATGCTCAAGATAATGGATGTTGGTGCCGCTTCAATGAAACGGGCGTCGATCATCAGTTCGCGGTGCAGCTGGATGTTGGTCTGGATACCCTCGACCACCATTTCCGACAGCGCGATCTGCATGCGCTTGATTGCTTGTTCGCGATTGGCAC
This DNA window, taken from Collimonas arenae, encodes the following:
- a CDS encoding AraC family transcriptional regulator encodes the protein MPAQILTHTRIDLLDVVPDAAHPVRVRARNLEAAELLHAHSHPWGQVTYAAEGVLRVSVGNSTWIVPPLRAIWIPPLVEHEIATMEKSQLRALYVHSDLAPFDGRQCIVLEVSTLLRELIAALSQVNEDSQRETLISQLILNELAEAKTQAIRIALPTEKRLHAICQALIETPDSNTTLADWAQQVGASERTLARLFERDLGMTFGQWRQQIRLAHAAPMIARGMPLSLVATELGYASQSAFSAMFRKTFGQSPSTFFAPKKN
- a CDS encoding MJ0042-type zinc finger domain-containing protein, yielding MALATQCPHCQTTFRVANDQLKLRGGLVRCGSCREVFNGIEHLVRPEVATPVSTPVAARVAAPEPAPAATQTASPAATEIAATTEQQTPPSSHPHQDEPAAAPEPERVLATDAAVVVATDHPLPTVAHSEAAAHSPAPAEKMSTSVSDRVEAAIDGLEEDLRIAEETSQSAPADVHHTPFGLVKPSAPAEHDEESGEAPQPNVWHRHIDVDPHVDDENDSDKQMARMTLMHVAGENDYTVDAEGKAAARDNAASSDDDELDRIIDELQRKPWRGEKNASMAQNTAEGSESNNRRKGRDRSAEPEQEISDEPDFVLSARRKQRIGGALRGIMWVSARCC
- the prmA gene encoding 50S ribosomal protein L11 methyltransferase, with the protein product MSWTEIVIEVPLTDAENLSDALMEAGALSVSVEDADEGTPSEQPLFGEPGMEPKEAAWQRSRVVVLAEVDADHAAIVSAAAEACGVPVPPYSLRPVAAQDWVRLTQSQFDPIHIGKNIWVVPSWHDAPDANGLILELDPGLAFGTGSHPTTRLCMEWLEINVPAQQPQSLLDYGCGSGILAMVAKKLDCPTVIGVDIDPHAIDAARYNSERNHCSVDYYLPEDFSTSTSVQVFDAVVANILSGPLKLMAPMLCSRIAAGGSLTLSGVLATQADDVIAAYAQWIPLTVWAEHDGWVALSGKLKA
- a CDS encoding peroxiredoxin — protein: MKRLIAALLICGAITAPAFAALKAGDKAPSFTTQASMGGQVFTYSLADELKKGPVVLYFYPAAFTKGCTIEAHLFADAVDKYKALGATVIGVSADNIDTLNKFSVSECRSKFPVAADQDQSIMKSYDSVLLYKTGYADRVSYVIAPNGSIIYEYSSMDPDKHVSNTLQALEQWVAKQKK
- the purB gene encoding adenylosuccinate lyase; translation: MSLSTLSALSPLDGRYAAKTDKLRPILSEAGFMHHRVKVEIAWLQALSQAGFTEIKPFSASATALLDKLASDFSETDAERIKAIEAVTNHDVKAVEYWLKEQVKDVPELVAASEFIHFACTSEDINNTSHGMMLKAARDTVLLPALQQVIAKLTELAHANADLPMMSRTHGQPASPTTLGKEIANVVARLQRATKRIAAVEILGKMNGAVGNYNAHLSAYPDFDWENFSKNVIEQRLGLVFNPYTIQIEPHDYMAELFDAISRSNTILLDLNRDIWGYISLGYFKQRTKAGEIGSSTMPHKVNPIDFENSEGNLGMANAVLKHMSEKLPLSRWQRDLTDSTVLRNIGVGLGYAILAYDSCLRGLNKLEVNPARLGEDLDATWEVLAEPVQTVMRRYGIENPYEQLKELTRGKGISKDALREFILKLEIPQEAKDHLLAMTPSNYIGRAAALAKKI
- a CDS encoding glutathione S-transferase C-terminal domain-containing protein, with translation MKLIGSLGSPFVRKVRVVMAEKKLDYDFVLEDVWSAETKIQASNPLGKVPCLVMEDGGAMFDSHVIVEYLDTLTPVGKLIPINSRERSEVKCWEALADGVLEAGVLIRLEGLQRPAELRSQAWIDRQQRKIDAGLKAMATGLAEKPFCSGTHYSLADVAVGCALGWLSFRFPEITWREDYPTLAKLFEKLSERQSFKDTVPQ